In Limosilactobacillus sp. WILCCON 0051, a single window of DNA contains:
- the thrB gene encoding homoserine kinase — MQIKVPASSANLGPGFDSIGMAVSLYLTLDVLEPSDEWVIDHDFDDLPHDQSNMIIDTALKIKADLPPHHLKMQSAIPVAHGLGSSSSAIVAGIELANVLGKLQLSNDEKVAIACEIEGHPDNVAPAILGGLVIGTNVNGHFDAIQAPLLPYALAAYVPSYNLKTADARAALPASLTLKQATHGSAIANVLVAGLFANRYDLVGELMEADEFHEQPRAKLVPELAKIREIGHEAGALATYLSGAGPTVMTIIDKQGIPRFKQLLLQAGLSDPLLEIEPDTEGVQVID; from the coding sequence ATGCAGATCAAGGTACCAGCTTCCAGTGCCAATCTGGGACCGGGATTTGATTCAATTGGGATGGCTGTTTCGCTTTACCTTACGCTGGACGTACTTGAACCCAGCGACGAATGGGTTATCGATCACGACTTTGACGATCTGCCGCATGACCAGTCCAATATGATCATCGATACGGCATTAAAAATCAAAGCCGACCTGCCGCCGCATCATTTGAAAATGCAGTCGGCCATTCCAGTAGCTCATGGTCTGGGCAGCAGTTCCAGTGCCATTGTTGCTGGGATTGAACTGGCCAATGTCTTGGGCAAGCTGCAGTTGAGCAATGATGAAAAAGTAGCGATTGCCTGCGAGATCGAGGGCCATCCCGATAACGTCGCACCGGCAATCTTAGGCGGCCTGGTGATTGGTACCAACGTTAACGGTCATTTCGATGCTATTCAGGCGCCATTGCTTCCTTACGCGCTGGCTGCCTATGTGCCGTCATATAATCTAAAGACTGCTGATGCCAGAGCGGCCCTGCCAGCCAGCCTGACATTAAAACAGGCAACGCATGGCAGCGCGATTGCCAACGTTTTGGTAGCCGGCCTGTTTGCCAATCGCTATGATCTGGTTGGTGAACTGATGGAGGCTGACGAGTTTCACGAACAGCCGCGTGCCAAGCTCGTACCGGAACTGGCCAAGATTCGCGAAATCGGTCATGAAGCCGGTGCGCTGGCGACCTATTTAAGCGGCGCGGGTCCGACCGTCATGACGATTATCGATAAACAGGGGATTCCGCGGTTTAAGCAGCTGCTTTTACAGGCCGGACTTAGTGATCCATTATTGGAAATTGAACCTGATACGGAAGGCGTTCAGGTAATTGATTAG
- a CDS encoding homoserine dehydrogenase: METVKLGMLGLGTVGSGVLEMIENNENKIRNIIGRELSVKTVVVRHPEKHQNAATVTKLTTEFEEVLNDEEIQIVVELIGGIHPAKEYIERLLKAHKNVVTANKDLIASYGPELAALAYENHCDLMYEASVAGGIPILRTIVNSFAADNILEVKGIVNGTTNYILTQMNQKHWTYEEALKKAQELGFAEADPTNDVTGKDAAYKMIILSYFAFGAQLRIDDFKTEGIDTLNAYDVSQAESLGYVIKLVGSAKVINGGVFVDVAPTLVPEDHPLATINNEFNAVMVTGKAVGDTLFYGPGAGGLPTANSVLSDITSEVKNLIMGTSGHAFNTYQSEYVPADPDNVRYPYYLSLTMPDVSGQMLKFTRIMADIKASFSQIVQAPIKDEGIAHVAVITHELSQSQLAELKKQLQQADSIKLNAAYKVLEN; this comes from the coding sequence ATGGAAACTGTCAAACTGGGAATGCTGGGGCTGGGGACTGTCGGCTCTGGCGTTTTGGAAATGATTGAAAACAACGAGAACAAGATTCGCAATATTATTGGTCGCGAACTGTCAGTCAAGACGGTCGTGGTTCGTCATCCAGAAAAGCATCAAAACGCGGCCACGGTTACCAAGCTGACGACTGAATTTGAAGAAGTGCTTAACGATGAAGAAATTCAGATCGTCGTTGAGCTGATTGGGGGGATTCATCCTGCCAAAGAGTATATTGAGCGACTGCTAAAAGCACATAAAAACGTGGTAACTGCCAACAAAGACCTGATTGCATCATATGGTCCGGAACTGGCAGCGTTGGCTTATGAGAATCACTGTGATCTGATGTATGAAGCCAGCGTGGCAGGCGGGATCCCGATTCTGCGCACGATCGTCAATAGTTTTGCGGCTGACAATATTCTTGAGGTCAAAGGAATCGTTAATGGTACGACCAACTATATCCTGACTCAGATGAATCAAAAGCACTGGACCTATGAAGAAGCACTGAAAAAAGCACAGGAGCTGGGCTTTGCCGAGGCCGATCCAACCAACGACGTAACGGGTAAGGACGCGGCTTACAAAATGATCATTCTGAGCTATTTTGCCTTTGGAGCACAGCTTAGGATTGATGATTTCAAAACGGAAGGAATCGATACTCTGAATGCCTATGACGTCAGCCAAGCCGAGTCACTAGGCTACGTTATCAAGCTGGTCGGCTCAGCCAAGGTCATCAATGGCGGCGTGTTCGTTGATGTAGCGCCGACCCTGGTTCCAGAAGATCATCCACTGGCAACGATCAACAATGAATTCAATGCCGTTATGGTTACTGGCAAGGCCGTTGGGGACACGCTGTTTTATGGGCCAGGTGCCGGTGGTCTGCCAACTGCCAACAGTGTCTTGAGCGACATTACTTCAGAGGTTAAGAATCTGATCATGGGTACCAGCGGCCACGCGTTTAATACCTATCAAAGCGAATACGTGCCAGCTGATCCCGACAACGTGCGCTACCCTTACTATCTTTCATTGACGATGCCGGACGTTTCTGGACAGATGCTTAAATTTACCAGGATCATGGCTGATATCAAAGCCAGTTTCAGTCAAATCGTGCAGGCACCAATCAAGGATGAAGGCATTGCTCATGTAGCCGTAATCACGCACGAGCTGTCACAAAGTCAATTGGCGGAGCTCAAAAAACAACTGCAGCAGGCCGACTCGATTAAGCTTAATGCGGCTTACAAGGTTTTGGAAAACTAG
- the thrC gene encoding threonine synthase, with translation MNYRSTRGNVKDALKSSDAVVQGLAPDGGLYVPVDFPKPAYDLEKLIQLPYQKLAQTILQWFFNDYPEDQLADGTTKAYANQWDNDSIAPLSKQKAGFNYLELYHGPTLAFKDIALQMLPQLMTKAIKLNGVDRDIVILTATSGDTGTASMRGFSNVDGTQVIVFYPDGGVSPVQLKQMLGQPGQNLTAVAVKGNFDDAQTEVKHIFNDQAFNQRLIDNGYQFSSANSMNIGRLIPQVVYYFAAYGQLVEQGRIKLGDAINFTVPTGNFGDILAGWYAKKLGLPIKKLICASNENNVLTDFFTTGKYDRRRDFHLTSAPAMDILVSSNLERLLFDVYDEDAASVKELMERLQNDGWYQITAAAKAKLDSEFAAGYATQSQVAGEIKYVYETSGYLIDPHTAVGSFVARQYQKNSDDQTPMVIVSTASPYKFPETVYHALTGQDTQQQGLPSIKQLHDLVGGELTAGVKELFDHQPRKESVIAPDEMENLIAQVLKLK, from the coding sequence ATGAACTATCGCAGTACGCGTGGTAATGTTAAAGATGCATTAAAATCTAGTGACGCCGTTGTTCAAGGACTGGCTCCGGATGGCGGATTGTACGTTCCGGTTGACTTTCCCAAACCAGCGTACGATCTGGAAAAATTGATCCAGCTGCCCTATCAGAAACTGGCGCAGACAATCCTGCAATGGTTTTTTAACGATTATCCTGAAGATCAGCTGGCTGATGGCACAACCAAGGCCTACGCCAACCAATGGGATAACGATTCAATCGCACCATTAAGCAAACAAAAAGCCGGTTTTAACTATCTGGAGCTATATCATGGCCCGACCCTGGCTTTCAAGGATATTGCCCTGCAGATGCTGCCGCAGTTAATGACCAAAGCAATCAAGCTCAATGGCGTTGATCGCGACATCGTAATCCTGACCGCTACTTCTGGCGATACCGGTACGGCTTCTATGCGCGGCTTTTCCAATGTTGATGGCACGCAGGTAATCGTCTTTTATCCAGATGGCGGGGTCAGTCCAGTTCAGCTAAAGCAGATGCTTGGGCAGCCGGGGCAAAACCTTACCGCTGTGGCTGTTAAGGGGAATTTTGATGATGCCCAGACTGAAGTCAAGCATATCTTTAACGACCAGGCCTTTAACCAGCGCTTGATTGACAATGGCTACCAGTTCTCCTCCGCCAACTCGATGAACATCGGCCGGCTGATTCCACAGGTTGTCTACTATTTCGCCGCTTATGGTCAGCTGGTTGAACAAGGCCGGATCAAGCTTGGCGATGCGATCAACTTCACCGTGCCAACTGGGAACTTTGGCGACATTCTGGCCGGCTGGTACGCCAAGAAACTGGGACTGCCAATCAAAAAGCTGATCTGCGCCTCAAACGAAAACAACGTCCTGACTGATTTCTTCACTACTGGCAAATATGATCGGCGGCGCGATTTTCATCTAACCTCCGCGCCCGCTATGGATATTCTGGTTTCCAGCAATCTGGAACGGCTTTTGTTTGACGTTTATGATGAAGATGCTGCCAGCGTTAAGGAATTAATGGAACGGCTGCAAAATGATGGCTGGTATCAGATCACTGCTGCCGCCAAAGCCAAGCTGGATTCCGAATTTGCGGCTGGTTACGCTACGCAGAGCCAAGTCGCGGGTGAGATTAAATATGTCTATGAAACCAGCGGCTATTTGATTGATCCGCATACCGCCGTGGGATCATTTGTCGCTCGTCAATATCAAAAGAACAGTGATGATCAGACGCCAATGGTTATCGTTTCAACCGCCAGCCCATATAAATTCCCAGAAACCGTCTATCATGCTTTGACTGGCCAGGATACTCAACAGCAAGGTCTGCCATCCATCAAACAGCTGCATGATCTGGTCGGTGGCGAATTAACGGCTGGAGTCAAGGAACTGTTTGATCATCAGCCGCGCAAAGAATCCGTAATCGCACCTGATGAAATGGAAAACTTGATTGCCCAAGTCTTAAAATTGAAATAA
- a CDS encoding Ldh family oxidoreductase codes for MRINAEDERSYLQNVFDKLGFQKEDGALIADTLVDADLRGISSHGIQRLYWYRSMINDGIIVPQNHAKVLKELPGAVLVDANQNMGHLAASLAMDKVIEKAKQIGVGIGVVRNSNHFGIAGYYVRKALAAGLSGIALTNTRPLVVPTNATEAFLGSNAFAFGFPASPHPFIFDGATSVVAGGKIQLADKKGIELPGDWVVDKNRQVVKDPKEAESILATAAFEEEQKGGGLLTLGGSEINSNYKGMGNSIVVEILTGILAQGSISADTNTGKHDFSQFVFAFDPAFFGDVETLKANATSMFDRIRHLNHVPGKTIWVPGDREYKNLAENQKHGVDIDAKTIEQMQEIAADLQIEMPAEV; via the coding sequence ATGCGAATCAACGCGGAAGATGAACGCAGCTATCTACAAAACGTTTTTGACAAATTGGGCTTTCAAAAAGAGGATGGCGCCTTGATTGCTGATACGCTGGTTGATGCTGACCTGCGTGGAATCTCCTCACATGGGATCCAAAGACTATACTGGTATCGCAGCATGATCAACGACGGCATCATCGTACCCCAAAATCATGCCAAGGTTTTAAAAGAGCTGCCTGGCGCCGTTTTAGTCGATGCCAACCAAAACATGGGTCATCTGGCAGCCAGCCTGGCAATGGATAAAGTAATTGAAAAGGCTAAGCAGATTGGGGTCGGCATCGGGGTCGTTCGCAACTCCAACCACTTCGGTATTGCCGGCTACTACGTTCGCAAGGCACTGGCTGCGGGGCTGTCTGGGATTGCCCTGACCAACACGCGGCCGCTGGTAGTACCAACCAATGCCACGGAAGCGTTTCTGGGATCAAATGCCTTTGCGTTTGGCTTCCCGGCCTCACCACATCCTTTCATTTTTGACGGGGCTACTTCCGTGGTTGCTGGCGGCAAGATTCAGCTGGCGGACAAAAAAGGCATTGAGCTGCCCGGTGACTGGGTCGTTGACAAGAATCGTCAAGTCGTCAAGGATCCAAAAGAAGCAGAAAGCATCCTGGCAACCGCGGCCTTTGAAGAAGAACAAAAAGGCGGCGGCCTCTTGACGCTGGGCGGCAGTGAGATCAACTCCAACTACAAGGGCATGGGCAACTCGATTGTCGTTGAGATTCTGACCGGTATTTTGGCACAGGGATCCATTTCGGCCGACACCAACACGGGCAAGCACGACTTTAGTCAGTTCGTCTTTGCTTTTGATCCAGCGTTCTTCGGTGATGTCGAAACGCTTAAAGCCAACGCAACCAGCATGTTCGATCGAATTCGCCACCTTAATCACGTTCCCGGCAAGACGATCTGGGTTCCAGGTGATCGCGAATACAAGAACCTGGCTGAAAATCAAAAGCATGGCGTTGACATTGATGCCAAGACGATTGAACAGATGCAGGAAATCGCCGCTGACTTACAGATTGAGATGCCCGCTGAAGTTTAG
- a CDS encoding GDSL-type esterase/lipase family protein: MGWQIASSRLTHDFSALPFKMKELTSLIKITPQVDGSGLRLILQNRFNDATLFFDELTVSHDEKMSDAKSITRGQQKQIAIVGNGAVHTDALPFEVVAGQPLYFRMRASQKQTYADFSCVYDETFYNAIMAGTKNAAPHLPHNWQARKGWFSISCLEVWTDKKTPIIELTGDSLAETGMIETGLIKQLLNQAVVVNTGISGNRLLHDAPQDGPLYQTFGESLIKRVAQSTDSRPHPVIALIGSNDLVLPLIDGQSAHELVTSGQYLAGVSRLKQILDDRRCPLILTTIPPFSPHVAPQQENVLLDAQQRRLLINQELRRFEWVIDLDPWLLDSDGGLKEIYDFGDHLHLNAAGGMVAAQAIMQKLSQFGYGK, encoded by the coding sequence ATGGGATGGCAGATCGCCAGCAGCCGCTTGACCCATGATTTCAGCGCGCTGCCTTTTAAGATGAAGGAACTCACTTCGCTGATCAAGATTACGCCTCAAGTCGACGGCAGTGGTCTGCGTTTGATTCTGCAAAACCGTTTTAATGATGCGACGCTGTTTTTTGATGAGCTTACCGTCAGCCATGATGAAAAGATGAGCGATGCAAAATCAATTACTCGTGGCCAGCAAAAGCAGATTGCCATTGTCGGTAACGGGGCAGTGCATACGGACGCGCTGCCGTTTGAAGTCGTTGCCGGTCAGCCGCTTTATTTTAGGATGCGGGCGTCGCAAAAACAGACCTATGCCGATTTCAGCTGTGTCTATGACGAAACGTTTTATAACGCGATCATGGCCGGAACTAAGAACGCCGCGCCGCATTTGCCGCATAACTGGCAGGCACGCAAAGGCTGGTTTTCCATCAGCTGTTTAGAGGTTTGGACGGATAAAAAAACGCCGATCATTGAGCTGACCGGCGACTCCCTGGCAGAAACGGGAATGATTGAAACTGGACTGATTAAGCAGCTTTTAAATCAGGCTGTGGTAGTCAACACAGGCATCTCGGGTAATCGGCTGCTTCATGATGCTCCGCAAGATGGTCCGCTGTATCAGACGTTTGGTGAGTCGCTGATTAAAAGAGTCGCCCAGTCAACCGATTCGCGTCCGCATCCAGTTATTGCCCTGATTGGCAGCAACGATCTGGTTTTGCCGCTGATTGACGGTCAGTCGGCGCATGAGCTGGTAACATCGGGTCAATATCTAGCCGGGGTCAGTCGACTAAAGCAAATCTTGGATGATCGGCGGTGCCCGTTGATTCTGACAACGATTCCGCCATTTTCACCGCACGTGGCTCCACAACAAGAAAACGTGCTGCTTGATGCTCAGCAGCGGCGGCTTTTGATCAACCAGGAACTGCGACGGTTTGAGTGGGTCATTGATCTTGATCCATGGCTGCTTGATAGCGATGGTGGTCTTAAAGAGATTTATGATTTTGGCGATCATCTGCACTTGAACGCGGCTGGGGGAATGGTTGCAGCGCAGGCAATCATGCAAAAATTAAGCCAGTTTGGTTACGGTAAATGA